The window CGGCGTACTTTTATGTACGTCGCGCGGGTTTCGAACGCTTCGCCTTCGAAACGTTTACCGTGCCCGCCTGTTTTTTGCCATTTTCAGGCGTTGTCACACGTTGATCCTCTGCGTTAGCAGTTACCGGAACCAGTCCGTCAAAATCAAGATTTTCCGCCATCGCCCGCCATTCAAAAGCATTCTCAATCAGGGCCAGGATTTCATCGGCACGCAAGGGGCTGACCAGATAGGCATAGAGACCGGTCTGGTTGATGGTTTCGGTGATTCTCTCCATGTCTTTATTCTCAATCTGCATGATGCGAATCACCTGCGGCCGGGAACGCCGGCACTCCGCCAGAAAACCGAGGCAAGCATCCATCTCAACCGGGCACAGGGCACAGATGACCATGTCGGAACACTCCAGCAAAGACAAGGCTTGCTCGCTCGCATCGACCCCGGTCAGATGATAACGCTCCGCCGGCAGGGCTTCGACCATCATGCGGGTGATTTCCGGAGCAACGCCCACCAGCAACAACCGACGCGGCGCAGTTTCTGCGATCCCAGCCCCGCTGGTCTCGGTGGTCAGCAGAGAGATAAAAACATCAACCAGGCGCGGGTCCAGCTGACTGCCCCACAGAGCTCGCAGTTCAATGATCGCGGCTTTGAAGTCCAGCGCCCGGCGGTAGGGTCGACTCGAGGTCATGGCATCAAGGGTATCGGCCACCGCCACGATACGGGCGCCGAGAAAGATTTCCTCGCCCCGTAAACCGCCCGGATATCCCTGCCCATTCCAGCGCTCATGGTGCTGCCGAATGATGATGCTGGCCGGACGCAGATAATCAATCTTGCTGGTAATTTCAAACCCCAGCTGAGAATGTTTTTTGACCTCCGCAAATTGTTCCTCGTTCAAGGGACCATTGATATTGAGAATCGCTTCGCTGACACCGATCTTGCCACAATCATGCAGCAGACTGGTATAGACCAGGTCGCGGCAGAATTCGGGGCCCGAGTTCAACGCCAGGGCCATTTGCAAGCTGTAATCCCTCCCGGACCCGGCTGCAATGCCCCTTGGTATAGTGATCTTTCAGTTCAATCGCCTCGGCCAGGGCCATGACGGTATCGAGATTGGCCTGCAGCAACTGCGCGCCGACCGCGGCAACCCGGTTCCGGTCTTCGTTCAGACGCTCGACAATCTTCCGCAGGGCCTGGCGCAGTTCCTCGCCGTCCCAGGGTTTGGTGAAAAAACGATAAACTTCCCCCTGGTTGATGGCCTTGACCACCACATTCATTTCGGCGTAACCGGTCAGAACCATGCGCACGACCTCCGGATAACGGCGCTTGACCTCACCGAGAAGTTCCAAGCCCGTTCATGCCGGGCATGCGCTGATCGCTGATAATCGCGGCCACCTGATGTTCCGCCATTAAGGCCAGGGCCTGAGCCCCGCTGTTGGCGGTCAAAAGTTCCCAGTCGGGATCCAGAAGAGTCCGCGTCAGGGCCTTAAGCACCATTTCCTCATCATCAACCAGCAGGATTATCGGTTTTTTTTCCATATTCGCCATCCCGGTAAATTCGGGCAAAGAGTTTTTCAGGCGAGCCGGCAGCGTTCCGCGAGGGCGGACGGCAACCCGGACTGGGCCATAATTTCCTGGTCCAGGGCCTTGACCGGTTTGAGGCCCATCTCAATCCGGGCCAGATGATCGGCAATATGAAGAAGAATGACATTTTGCCGGTTGG is drawn from Pseudomonadota bacterium and contains these coding sequences:
- a CDS encoding HD domain-containing protein, with the translated sequence MALALNSGPEFCRDLVYTSLLHDCGKIGVSEAILNINGPLNEEQFAEVKKHSQLGFEITSKIDYLRPASIIIRQHHERWNGQGYPGGLRGEEIFLGARIVAVADTLDAMTSSRPYRRALDFKAAIIELRALWGSQLDPRLVDVFISLLTTETSGAGIAETAPRRLLLVGVAPEITRMMVEALPAERYHLTGVDASEQALSLLECSDMVICALCPVEMDACLGFLAECRRSRPQVIRIMQIENKDMERITETINQTGLYAYLVSPLRADEILALIENAFEWRAMAENLDFDGLVPVTANAEDQRVTTPENGKKQAGTVNVSKAKRSKPARRT
- a CDS encoding response regulator, with the translated sequence MELLGEVKRRYPEVVRMVLTGYAEMNVVVKAINQGEVYRFFTKPWDGEELRQALRKIVERLNEDRNRVAAVGAQLLQANLDTVMALAEAIELKDHYTKGHCSRVREGLQLANGPGVELGPRILPRPGLYQSAA
- a CDS encoding response regulator → MANMEKKPIILLVDDEEMVLKALTRTLLDPDWELLTANSGAQALALMAEHQVAAIISDQRMPGMNGLGTSR